TGAGCCACATAATGGCTTTATTATTATTTTCAGTAGCATGTCATCAATATCGGTCTTTGTACGGGCAGCTATGCTACGGAGGTATCTGACGATGATGATATGCACCACCTTTGAGATAATAAGTGAACTAAGAATGATCAATGCGAAATGAAAGTATTCGCTATGAATCAGACCTTCCATTCCCACTTCCATAATCTATACCTACACCTATATCTATTACCTTATCTCTTTAAAAAAACTTCAGTCATTCATATATTCATATATTCATTATTCATTCAATGGTCGAGCCAAATAAGAACTCATCAAATCTTATCAGCGCATGCCATCTATCCCTGCAATCGCAATTCAAGCCTTCGAGGATATTCAAGTCCTGTGTTAGGTTGAATTCCTTTATCGCTTCCTTCACTGCTGTATCACAGTAGCCGCAATTGTGTGGTCCCCGGATATGACCCGCGCCCACCGGGTCGGACATCACCACGATGTGCTTCCTTTTCTGTTTTATCGCACGTATCGCTTCGATCGCGCTCCATAACCATGGAGGTCTGTAATATCCTCTTTTCCATAGCTCCTCTAATGATGTGTGGCGCTGGACATTACAGAGATTCAGAGAGATTACACTACTAAATGGAGTGACAAGCTCGGCTGATTTTATAACATCCTCGAGCGCACTTCTCTCGGATACGAAAGGGGGTTTAAGCAGGAGATAGGTCTTCACTGTGGCACCGCAATCGGCAATGAGCCTCGCAGCGTTCTTGAAATCCGTGAATGAGAAACCCTTATCTATATACTGCAACCTGATGAGATCATCTGCTGTTTCCAGACCCATAGCCACTTCAAGATGCCAATGCCCGATATGTGGCTGTAGCAAATCAGCTATTTTAGCTGCACTGACATACTCTGGTCTTGTCTCTATTATCAATTTCTTTAACTTTATATCTTGCTCTTGCCGTTGCTG
This portion of the Methanophagales archaeon genome encodes:
- a CDS encoding archaeosine biosynthesis radical SAM protein RaSEA, with amino-acid sequence MTDANSTKKIKINRPVASWLDYEFLMEEQKPVRTLTVILRTAGCQWRRCRMCGYWHESSAHITQADILAQLDYSLRASPKEDFILKLYTSGSFLDEREISATTRRRIARMLQQRQEQDIKLKKLIIETRPEYVSAAKIADLLQPHIGHWHLEVAMGLETADDLIRLQYIDKGFSFTDFKNAARLIADCGATVKTYLLLKPPFVSERSALEDVIKSAELVTPFSSVISLNLCNVQRHTSLEELWKRGYYRPPWLWSAIEAIRAIKQKRKHIVVMSDPVGAGHIRGPHNCGYCDTAVKEAIKEFNLTQDLNILEGLNCDCRDRWHALIRFDEFLFGSTIE